In a genomic window of Vigna angularis cultivar LongXiaoDou No.4 chromosome 6, ASM1680809v1, whole genome shotgun sequence:
- the LOC108342823 gene encoding low-temperature-induced cysteine proteinase translates to MGYQLKTQLVFLFLVWGSWAFLCYGLPSEYSILALDLDKFPSEEGVVELFQRWKEEHRKFYEHPEEAKLRLENFKRNLKYIVEKNAKRNYPYGHSVGLNRFADMSNEEFKHRFISKVKKPFGKRHGLSNKDDSCEDAPYTLDWRKKGVVTGVKDQGHCGSCWAFSSTGAMEGINAIATGDLVSLSEQELVDCDSTNDGCYGGYMDYAFEWVMHNGGIDSETEYPYTGVEGRCNVTKEKTKVVSIDGYSDVGQSDNSLLCATVKQPISVAIDGSSRDFQLYTGGIYDGHCSSDPDDIDHAVLIVGYGSEDDEDYWIVKNSWGTSWGMEGYIYIKRNTHLKYGVCAINYMASYPTKDPTAPSPSSPPSPTSPSPPQPLPPPPPPPPPPPPPPPPPPIRCGDFSYCSAHETCCCLHKLFDFCFVYGCCEYENGVCCRGTEYCCPSDFPICVTEHGLCLKHHGDLIGVAAKKKKFGSHKLPWTKLEQTENTFQPLRMRNVFAAML, encoded by the exons CCTAGTGAGTACTCCATATTGGCCCTCGACCTTGACAAGTTTCCTTCAGAGGAAGGGGTGGTGGAGCTGTTTCAACGATGGAAGGAGGAGCACCGAAAGTTTTATGAACACCCTGAAGAAGCAAAGTTAAGGTTGGAGAATTTCAAGAGGAACTTGAAATACATCGTAGAGAAGAATGCAAAGCGAAATTATCCTTACGGGCACAGTGTAGGATTGAACAGGTTTGCTGACATGAGCAATGAAGAGTTCAAGCATAGGTTTATTTCAAAGGTAAAGAAGCCATTTGGCAAAAGACATGGCTTGTCTAATAAGGATGATTCATGCGAAGATGCACCTTACACTTTGGATTGGAGGAAGAAGGGTGTTGTGACTGGTGTCAAGGACCAAGGACACTGTG GTAGCTGTTGGGCATTCTCTTCTACTGGAGCCATGGAAGGAATAAATGCAATTGCGACAGGGGACCTTGTTAGCCTTTCAGAACAGGAACTTGTGGACTGTGATAGTACTAATGATGGATGTTATGGAGGCTACATGGACTATGCTTTTGAATGGGTTATGCACAATGGTGGAATCGACTCAGAAACTGAATATCCATACACTGGTGTAGAGGGTAGATGCAATGTCACCAAG gAGAAAACAAAGGTTGTTAGCATTGATGGCTACTCCGATGTGGGACAATCGGATAATTCCCTGTTGTGTGCTACAGTGAAGCAACCTATCAGTGTTGCTATAGATGGTTCTTCACGGGATTTCCAACTATACACTGGT GGTATCTATGATGGACATTGCTCAAGTGACCCAGATGATATTGATCATGCCGTTTTAATTGTTGGTTATGGCTCAGAGGATGATGAAGATTACTGGATTGTAAAGAATTCATGGGGAACCTCATGGGGAATGGAAGGGTACATTTATATCAAAAGGAATACTCACTTAAAATACGGAGTGTGTGCAATCAATTACATGGCCTCTTACCCTACCAAAGACCCTACTGCTCCATCCCCAAGTAGCCCTCCATCACCGACTTCACCATCGCCACCGCAACCACTACCACCTCCGCCGCCACCTCCGCCGccacctccaccaccaccaccacctccaccGATCAGATGTGGAGATTTCTCATATTGTTCAGCTCATGAGACATGTTGTTGCCTTCATAAGCTTTTTGATTTCTGCTTCGTTTATGGTTGCTGTGAATATGAGAATGGTGTGTGTTGCCGTGGAACCGAGTATTGCTGTCCCAGTGATTTCCCCATATGTGTTACTGAACACGGACTCTGTCTCAAG CACCACGGAGATTTGATCGGAGTTGctgcaaagaagaagaagtttgGAAGTCACAAGTTACCATGGACTAAATTAGAACAAACAGAAAACACATTTCAACCCCTTCGGATGAGGAATGTTTTCGCTGCAATGCTTTGA
- the LOC108342580 gene encoding uncharacterized protein LOC108342580: MSEGHEIHNNEESSSGCSQKCSSFDLNAEACSDDNTNGNTEDGYELTTNENNVEKVNDEGTSGNGSSISREGNARRGTVRQYVRSKMPRLRWTPELHHSFVHVVERLGGQERATPKLVLQLMNVQGLSIAHVKSHLQMYRSKKLDEAGQVLSQTYKWNQNQKLRRSVILHESMNPQQHLKMGNGGIILATQFNNCHFPSLVDTPFPLSPSHTNDTDSRQQQWYINHQTFRKSIASGHIQAKDTTTRPSKLLEEKSWLPLEIISNHQSKFQKLPATVAPKNYGSQAVQLAEWSFVNKTSVTEYLSNKSNEPRNYSNSLKLQFDPPFRIKKDEQELPNLQLGLSYTIASDGDKMDHYKETQEISTKLSLS, translated from the exons ATGTCAGAAGGACATGAGATTCATAACAATGAGGAAAGTTCATCTGGATGTTCCCAGAAGTGCTCTTCATTTGACTTGAATGCAGAAGCTTGCAGTGACGATAACACTAATGGTAATACAGAAGATGGGTATGAGCTCACAACAAACGAGAATAATGTTGAGAAAGTCAACGACGAGGGAACTTCAGGAAATGGAAGTAGCATTTCAAGAGAAGGAAATGCCAGAAGAGGAACTGTGAGACAATATGTTAGATCCAAGATGCCTCGGCTTCGGTGGACTCCTGAACTTCATCATTCATTTGTGCATGTTGTTGAAAGACTTGGTGGTCAAGAGA GAGCAACACCCAAGTTGGTGCTTCAGCTAATGAATGTGCAAGGACTCAGCATTGCTCACGTCAAGAGCCACTTGCAG ATGTATCGAAGCAAGAAACTTGACGAGGCTGGGCAAG TACTAAGTCAAACGTATAAGTGGAATCAAAACCAAAAGTTACGTAGGTCTGTGATACTGCATGAGTCCATGAATCCTCAACAACATCTTAAGATGGGGAATGGTGGAATCATTCTGGCAACTCAATTCAACAATTGTCATTTTCCAAGTCTCGTGGACACACCCTTTCCCTTGTCACCATCCCATACAAACGACACTGATTCAAG GCAGCAGCAATGGTACATCAATCATCAAACTTTTAGAAAATCAATAGCTTCTGGCCATATTCAGGCAAAGGATACAACTACGAGACCAAGCAAATTGCTTGAAGAGAAAAGCTGGCTTCCGTTAGAAATTATAAGCAATCATCAATCCAAGTTCCAGAAGTTACCTGCCACTGTAGCTCCAAAAAATTATGGATCACAAGCAGTTCAGCTAGCTGAATGGAGCTTCGTGAACAAAACAAGCGTCACAGAATATTTATCGAACAAATCCAATGAACCTCGCAACTATTCCAACAGTTTAAAGCTACAATTTGATCCACCATTTCGGATTAAG AAAGACGAACAAGAATTACCTAATTTGCAACTGGGTTTGAGTTACACAATTGCAAGCGATGGTGACAAGATGGATCATTATAAAGAAACCCAAGAAATCAGCACCAAGCTTTCACTTTCTTAA
- the LOC108343572 gene encoding uncharacterized protein LOC108343572, with protein sequence MAERKLNINAPLMSVRRASATSPSLTEARKKILEKRHSLPYHKSDTTLDQVTKPVAVPFNWEHIPGRRKGNGGSEPHPPKATSITPSPRLPPGNSNNATKQPSERENKAANKFKSSNKSKSFNVSVAKVDTEKERKTEKTEKIVENRRSNVKYDEDDDNDAFSDALETLSHTESFSMNCSVSGVSGLESMGANKSGTFSTDQQTIDFMMSRFLPAAKAMTLQPSQYSSKKQSVLVEQQPRDISKLIREEKKQLSNKHSTAIIPYTGQDQEEESEDEGDGNEYDNSSNIAVKGCGLLPQLHIRNSLCLMNPVAAMKMKNQVSLPPASEVVKPNKTSHIRSFSPIPAVKKAWDAIHRNKSSSRAPSPDKQEGKKKLASESNRFTYSGELLPGRLSPFRRSRAAATGISPSRRPQSPFRGVKLLGDSREAENYKFGKVKFHSGVLGNVQDVQSLGNKKTSYSGSLTLEKTLYIDIVSTANLPSSNVSSLDNKRRVDTMVADLERRRGKESNSSIGSSGDIKQVQDAVEEKVTFDTEVLNSLDSIPPSLYRILNLTPKEGKTEGLTTDENINQEPESLPLWQGTLVEDSKINGQQIVLVNDSGKHSSDSVVSPLPPPLPKSPSESWLWRALPLVSVKNSFLHSSQGTQSQAKRDDSNATSSNLKWETIVKTSNLHHDHVRYSQLLA encoded by the exons ATGGCTGAAAGGAAATTGAATATTAATGCCCCTCTCATGTCTGTGAGACGTGCTTCTGCCACATCACCGTCCTTGACGGAAGCAAGGAAAAAGATTCTAGAGAAACGTCACAGTCTTCCATACCACAAATCAGACACGACCTTGGATCAGGTAACAAAACCAGTTGCAGTTCCTTTCAATTGGGAGCATATCCCTGGAAGACGCAAGGGCAATGGTGGATCTGAGCCTCATCCTCCCAAGGCCACTTCAATCACTCCAAGCCCAAGGCTTCCTCCAGGAAATTCAAACAATGCTACCAAACAACCGTCGGAAAGGGAAAATAAAGCTGCGAATAAATTCAAGTCCTCAAATAAGTCCAAGTCGTTCAACGTCAGTGTGGCAAAAGTAGACActgagaaagagagaaaaacagagAAGACAGAGAAAATAGTTGAGAACAGAAGGTCCAATGTGAAGTACGATGAGGATGATGACAATGATGCCTTTTCAGATGCTCTTGAAACACTGTCGCATACAGAATCATTCTCTATGAACTGTAGTGTGAGTGGTGTAAGCGGGTTAGAGAGTATGGGCGCAAACAAGTCTGGAACCTTTTCCACAGATCAACAAACTATAGACTTCATGATGAGCCGATTCTTGCCTGCTGCAAAGGCTATGACTCTACAGCCTTCTCAATATTCTTCAAAAAAGCAATCTGTACTAGTAGAACAACAACCTAGAGATATTAGCAAATTGATTCGCGAGGAAAAGAAGCAATTGTCTAATAAGCACAGCACTGCTATTATACCATACACTGGCCAAGATCAAGAGGAAGAAAGTGAAGACGAAGGTGATGGTAACGAATATGACAACTCTTCTAATATTGCAGTTAAAGGCTGTGGGTTGTTACCTCAATTACATATCAGGAATTCATTGTGCTTAATGAATCCTGTGGCTGccatgaaaatgaaaaaccagGTTTCCTTGCCTCCAGCCAGTGAGGTTGTGAAACCTAACAAAACTTCTCATATTAGATCTTTTAGCCCAATTCCAGCTGTAAAGAAG GCTTGGGATGCAATTCACAGGAACAAATCAAGCTCCAGGGCACCGTCACCTGACAAGCAAGAGGGTAAAAAGAAATTGGCTAGTGAATCAAATAGATTTACCTATTCTGGTGAATTACTTCCAGGTAGACTCTCTCCCTTCCGTCGCTCAAGAGCAGCTGCTACTGGTATATCTCCCTCTCGAAGACCTCAATCTCCCTTTCGTGGCGTCAAGTTGCTTGGTGATTCTAGGGAAGCTGAAAATTACAAGTTTGGCAAGGTTAAATTCCACAGCGGTGTGCTTGGAAATGTTCAAGATGTGCAGTCCCTAGGAAACAAAAAAACTTCCTATTCAGGTAGTCTCACACTTGAAAAGACATTGTACATAGATATAGTCAGCACAGCGAATTTACCATCTTCAAATGTAAGTTCTTTGGATAACAAACGGAGGGTAGATACCATGGTTGCAGACTTAGAGAGAAGAAGGGGGAAAGAAAGTAATTCCTCCATAGGATCTTCTGGAGATATAAAACAAGTACAAGATGCTGTGGAAGAAAAGGTCACGTTTGATACCGAAGTGTTAAACTCTTTAGATTCCATTCCACCGAGTTTGTATAGAATTTTGAATCTTACACCCAAAGAAGGAAAAACTGAAGGATTGACAACTGATGAAAATATTAACCAAGAACCCGAGTCCTTGCCACTTTGGCAAGGGACATTAGTTGAAGATTCAAAGATCAATGGCCAGCAAATTGTTTTAGTTAATGATTCAGGAAAGCATAGTTCTGATTCTGTCGTGTCTCCTCTTCCCCCACCATTACCAAAATCACCTTCCGAGTCCTGGCTTTGGCGTGCCCTGCCTTTAGTTTCTGTGAAGAATTCTTTCCTGCACTCGAGTCAAGGTACTCAATCCCAAGCTAAGAGGGATGATTCTAATGCAACATCTAGTAATCTCAAGTGGGAAACAATAGTGAAAACTTCAAATTTGCATCACGATCATGTACGCTATTCTCAG CTGTTGGCTTGA